The following proteins come from a genomic window of Takifugu rubripes chromosome 11, fTakRub1.2, whole genome shotgun sequence:
- the LOC101073497 gene encoding multidrug and toxin extrusion protein 1-like: MGLAGSAIANSLSQASLATILFCYIIWKGLHKATWAGWSKACLQDWGSYVNLAIPSMAMMCIELWTYEIGGFLAGLINEVELGAQSVIFQLANIAVVFPLGVSIAGNIRVGNSLGSKNTEQARLSAKSATLCAVSISICLATVIGASKDYIAYLFTNDEQIRKRVAEVVGFYPPFIIFDAISATVGGIMRGAGKQKVGAICNILGFYGLGLPMGTSLMFAAKLGITGLWIGLLICMFLQTSFLMSYLLRLNWKQIIEEAQIRVGNVTEPMMSSKVDDSEDSQDLDETEEAALMPNREQMSHRSLVLRRGLVLALMLLILAFGIVLNLTIMKLIT; this comes from the exons ATGGGCTTGGC GGGTTCCGCCATCGCCAATTCCCTCTCCCAGGCCTCGCTGGCGACGATCCTCTTTTGTTACATTATTTGGAAGGGTCTTCACAAGGCCACCTGGGCAG GCTGGTCCAAAGCTTGCCTCCAGGACTGGGGCTCCTACGTCAACTTGGCCATCCCCAGTATGGCCATGATGTGCATCGAGTTGTGGACCTATGAGATTGGGGGCTTTCTGGCAG GGCTCATAAATGAGGTGGAACTTGGAGCTCAGTCGGTCATATTTCAACTAGCCAACATAGCCGTCGTG TTTCCTTTAGGTGTCAGCATTGCCGGCAACATCCGAGTGGGAAACTCATTGGGGTCCAAAAACACCGAGCAGGCCAGGCTGTCGGCGAAATCTGCCACGCTGTGTGCTG TCTCAATCTCCATATGTTTGGCGACAGTCATCGGGGCCTCCAAGGACTACATCGCTTACTTGTTTACAAATGACGA GCAAATCAGGAAAAGGGTTGCTGAGGTCGTCGGTTTTTACCCTCCCTTTATCATCTTCGATGCCATATCG GCCACCGTTGGGGGCATCATGAGAGGAGCAGGTAAACAGAAAGTTGGAGCCATTTGCAACATTTTGGGATTTTACGGACTTGGTTTACCCATGGGGACGTCACTGATGTTTGCAGCCAAGTTGGGAATCACAg GGTTGTGGATAGGTTTGCTCATCTGCATGTTCCTGCAGACCTCCTTTCTGATGTCCTACCTGTTGAGGCTGAACTGGAAGCAAATTATAGAAGAG GCTCAGATCAGAGTGGGAAACGTCACAGAACCAA TGATGTCATCCAAAGTGGATGACTCTGAAGACTCGCAGGATCTGGATGAGACTGAAGAAGCAGCATTGATGCCAAACCGGGAGCAGATGTCCCACAGGTCTCTTGTCCTGCGAAGGGGCCTGGTTCTGGCTTTAATGCTCTTAATCCTGGCTTTTGGGATCGTTTTAAACCTGACCATAATGAAACTCATTACCTGA
- the LOC101061121 gene encoding multidrug and toxin extrusion protein 1-like isoform X1, whose translation MATSTAALPPSWKDCFLIKLMRNFLPVGFKQEFKELFRLAAPATIAELMSLSLGLVSTVFCGHLGRVELASVSLAISVINVTGISVGFGLSSACDTLISQTFGSCNLQRVGTILQRGVLILLLACCPCWAILVNTEVILLAVKQEPEVARMAQLYVKIFMPALPANFMYSLQTKYLQNQGIIWPGVITGLVVNLLNALLNYIFIFLLNMGLEGSAIANSLSHASLAMILYCYIIWKGLHKATWAGWSKACLQDWGSYVNLAISSMAMMCVESWTYEIGGFLAGLINEVELGAQSVIFQLANIAIVVIFPRASFSHATGRNRQALTLQSHQFPIGFSIAGNIRVGNSLGAKNTEQARLSAKSATLCAVSISICLATVIGASKDYIAYLFTNDEQIRKRVAEVVSFYPPFIIFDAISATVGGIMRGAGKQKVGAICNILGYYGLGLPMGTSLMFAAKLGITGLWIGLLTCMFLQTSFLMSYMLRLNWKKITEEAQIRVGNVTEPMMSSKVDDSKESQDLDETEEAALTPNQEQMSHRSLVLRRGLVLALMLLILAFGIILNLTIMKLIT comes from the exons ATGGCGACGTCTACCGCCGCCTTACCTCCTTCGTGGAAGGACTGTTTTCTCATCAAGTTGATGCGCAACTTTCTGCCGGTTGGTTTCAAGCAAGAATTCAAAGAACTGTTCAGACTGGCCGCACCAGCC ACTATTGCCGAGCTCATGAGTTTGTCATTGGGATTGGTCAGCACCGTGTTCTGTGGCCACCTGGGGAGGGTGGAACTGGCGTCGGTGTCTTTGGCCATATCA GTAATCAACGTCACGGGTATATCGGTTGGCTTCGGTCTGTCGTCGGCCTGCGACACACTGATATCTCAG ACGTTTGGGAGTTGTAACTTGCAGAGGGTGGGCACCATTCTGCAGCGGGGCGTGCTCATCCTCCTGCTGGCCTGTTGCCCCTGCTGGGCCATCCTCGTCAACACAGAGGTCATTCTGCTGGCGGTCAAACAAGAACCGGAGGTGGCCAG GATGGCTCAGTTGTACGTGAAGATCTTCATGCCGGCGCTTCCT GCTAATTTCATGTATTCTTTGCAAACAAAGTACCTGCAAAACCAG GGCATCATTTGGCCTGGGGTCATCACAGGACTTGTGGTCAACCTCCTTAACGCTCTCCTCAactacattttcattttcctgttaAACATGGGCTTGGA GGGTTCCGCCATCGCCAATTCCCTCTCCCACGCCTCGCTGGCTATGATCCTCTATTGTTACATTATTTGGAAGGGTCTTCACAAGGCCACCTGGGCAG GCTGGTCCAAAGCTTGCCTCCAGGACTGGGGCTCCTACGTCAACTTGGCCATCTCCAGTATGGCCATGATGTGCGTCGAGTCGTGGACCTATGAGATTGGGGGCTTTCTGGCAG GGCTCATAAACGAGGTGGAACTTGGAGCTCAGTCGGTCATATTTCAACTAGCCAACATAGCCATCGTGGTAATTTTCCCTCGTGCGAGTTTTTCCCATGCCACAGGCAGGAACAGGCAGGCTTTAACGCTCCAATCTCATCAGTTTCCTATAGGTTTCAGCATTGCCGGCAACATCCGAGTGGGAAACTCATTGGGGGCCAAAAACACCGAGCAGGCCAGGCTGTCGGCGAAATCTGCCACGCTGTGTGCTG TCTCAATCTCCATATGTTTGGCGACAGTCATCGGGGCCTCCAAGGACTACATCGCTTACTTGTTTACAAATGACGA GCAAATCAGGAAAAGGGTTGCTGAGGTCGTCAGTTTTTACCCTCCCTTTATCATCTTCGATGCCATATCG GCCACCGTTGGGGGCATCATGAGAGGAGCAGGTAAACAGAAAGTTGGAGCCATTTGCAACATTTTGGGATATTACGGACTTGGTTTACCCATGGGGACGTCACTGATGTTTGCAGCCAAGTTGGGAATCACGg GGTTGTGGATAGGTTTGCTCACCTGCATGTTCCTGCAGACCTCCTTTCTGATGTCCTATATGTTGAGACTGAACTGGAAGAAAATTACAGAAGAG GCTCAGATCAGAGTGGGAAACGTCACAGAACCAA TGATGTCATCAAAAGTGGATGACTCTAAAGAGTCGCAGGATCTGGATGAGACTGAAGAAGCAGCATTGACGCCAAACCAGGAGCAGATGTCCCACAGGTCTCTGGTCCTGCGGAGGGGCCTGGTTCTGGCTTTAATGCTCTTAATCCTGGCTTTTGGGATCATTTTAAACTTGACCATAATGAAACTCATTACCTGA
- the LOC101061121 gene encoding multidrug and toxin extrusion protein 1-like isoform X3, translating into MFRLAATATIAELMSLSLGLVSTVFCGHLGRVELASVSLAISVINVTGISVGFGLSSACDTLISQTFGSCNLQRVGTILQRGVLILLLACCPCWAILVNTEVILLAVKQEPEVARMAQLYVKIFMPALPANFMYSLQTKYLQNQGIIWPGVITGLVVNLLNALLNYIFIFLLNMGLEGSAIANSLSHASLAMILYCYIIWKGLHKATWAGWSKACLQDWGSYVNLAISSMAMMCVESWTYEIGGFLAGLINEVELGAQSVIFQLANIAIVVIFPRASFSHATGRNRQALTLQSHQFPIGFSIAGNIRVGNSLGAKNTEQARLSAKSATLCAVSISICLATVIGASKDYIAYLFTNDEQIRKRVAEVVSFYPPFIIFDAISATVGGIMRGAGKQKVGAICNILGYYGLGLPMGTSLMFAAKLGITGLWIGLLTCMFLQTSFLMSYMLRLNWKKITEEAQIRVGNVTEPMMSSKVDDSKESQDLDETEEAALTPNQEQMSHRSLVLRRGLVLALMLLILAFGIILNLTIMKLIT; encoded by the exons ATGTTCAGACTTGCCGCAACAGCC ACTATTGCCGAGCTCATGAGTTTGTCATTGGGATTGGTCAGCACCGTGTTCTGTGGCCACCTGGGGAGGGTGGAACTGGCGTCGGTGTCTTTGGCCATATCA GTAATCAACGTCACGGGTATATCGGTTGGCTTCGGTCTGTCGTCGGCCTGCGACACACTGATATCTCAG ACGTTTGGGAGTTGTAACTTGCAGAGGGTGGGCACCATTCTGCAGCGGGGCGTGCTCATCCTCCTGCTGGCCTGTTGCCCCTGCTGGGCCATCCTCGTCAACACAGAGGTCATTCTGCTGGCGGTCAAACAAGAACCGGAGGTGGCCAG GATGGCTCAGTTGTACGTGAAGATCTTCATGCCGGCGCTTCCT GCTAATTTCATGTATTCTTTGCAAACAAAGTACCTGCAAAACCAG GGCATCATTTGGCCTGGGGTCATCACAGGACTTGTGGTCAACCTCCTTAACGCTCTCCTCAactacattttcattttcctgttaAACATGGGCTTGGA GGGTTCCGCCATCGCCAATTCCCTCTCCCACGCCTCGCTGGCTATGATCCTCTATTGTTACATTATTTGGAAGGGTCTTCACAAGGCCACCTGGGCAG GCTGGTCCAAAGCTTGCCTCCAGGACTGGGGCTCCTACGTCAACTTGGCCATCTCCAGTATGGCCATGATGTGCGTCGAGTCGTGGACCTATGAGATTGGGGGCTTTCTGGCAG GGCTCATAAACGAGGTGGAACTTGGAGCTCAGTCGGTCATATTTCAACTAGCCAACATAGCCATCGTGGTAATTTTCCCTCGTGCGAGTTTTTCCCATGCCACAGGCAGGAACAGGCAGGCTTTAACGCTCCAATCTCATCAGTTTCCTATAGGTTTCAGCATTGCCGGCAACATCCGAGTGGGAAACTCATTGGGGGCCAAAAACACCGAGCAGGCCAGGCTGTCGGCGAAATCTGCCACGCTGTGTGCTG TCTCAATCTCCATATGTTTGGCGACAGTCATCGGGGCCTCCAAGGACTACATCGCTTACTTGTTTACAAATGACGA GCAAATCAGGAAAAGGGTTGCTGAGGTCGTCAGTTTTTACCCTCCCTTTATCATCTTCGATGCCATATCG GCCACCGTTGGGGGCATCATGAGAGGAGCAGGTAAACAGAAAGTTGGAGCCATTTGCAACATTTTGGGATATTACGGACTTGGTTTACCCATGGGGACGTCACTGATGTTTGCAGCCAAGTTGGGAATCACGg GGTTGTGGATAGGTTTGCTCACCTGCATGTTCCTGCAGACCTCCTTTCTGATGTCCTATATGTTGAGACTGAACTGGAAGAAAATTACAGAAGAG GCTCAGATCAGAGTGGGAAACGTCACAGAACCAA TGATGTCATCAAAAGTGGATGACTCTAAAGAGTCGCAGGATCTGGATGAGACTGAAGAAGCAGCATTGACGCCAAACCAGGAGCAGATGTCCCACAGGTCTCTGGTCCTGCGGAGGGGCCTGGTTCTGGCTTTAATGCTCTTAATCCTGGCTTTTGGGATCATTTTAAACTTGACCATAATGAAACTCATTACCTGA
- the LOC101061121 gene encoding multidrug and toxin extrusion protein 1-like isoform X4 produces the protein MSLSLGLVSTVFCGHLGRVELASVSLAISVINVTGISVGFGLSSACDTLISQTFGSCNLQRVGTILQRGVLILLLACCPCWAILVNTEVILLAVKQEPEVARMAQLYVKIFMPALPANFMYSLQTKYLQNQGIIWPGVITGLVVNLLNALLNYIFIFLLNMGLEGSAIANSLSHASLAMILYCYIIWKGLHKATWAGWSKACLQDWGSYVNLAISSMAMMCVESWTYEIGGFLAGLINEVELGAQSVIFQLANIAIVVIFPRASFSHATGRNRQALTLQSHQFPIGFSIAGNIRVGNSLGAKNTEQARLSAKSATLCAVSISICLATVIGASKDYIAYLFTNDEQIRKRVAEVVSFYPPFIIFDAISATVGGIMRGAGKQKVGAICNILGYYGLGLPMGTSLMFAAKLGITGLWIGLLTCMFLQTSFLMSYMLRLNWKKITEEAQIRVGNVTEPMMSSKVDDSKESQDLDETEEAALTPNQEQMSHRSLVLRRGLVLALMLLILAFGIILNLTIMKLIT, from the exons ATGAGTTTGTCATTGGGATTGGTCAGCACCGTGTTCTGTGGCCACCTGGGGAGGGTGGAACTGGCGTCGGTGTCTTTGGCCATATCA GTAATCAACGTCACGGGTATATCGGTTGGCTTCGGTCTGTCGTCGGCCTGCGACACACTGATATCTCAG ACGTTTGGGAGTTGTAACTTGCAGAGGGTGGGCACCATTCTGCAGCGGGGCGTGCTCATCCTCCTGCTGGCCTGTTGCCCCTGCTGGGCCATCCTCGTCAACACAGAGGTCATTCTGCTGGCGGTCAAACAAGAACCGGAGGTGGCCAG GATGGCTCAGTTGTACGTGAAGATCTTCATGCCGGCGCTTCCT GCTAATTTCATGTATTCTTTGCAAACAAAGTACCTGCAAAACCAG GGCATCATTTGGCCTGGGGTCATCACAGGACTTGTGGTCAACCTCCTTAACGCTCTCCTCAactacattttcattttcctgttaAACATGGGCTTGGA GGGTTCCGCCATCGCCAATTCCCTCTCCCACGCCTCGCTGGCTATGATCCTCTATTGTTACATTATTTGGAAGGGTCTTCACAAGGCCACCTGGGCAG GCTGGTCCAAAGCTTGCCTCCAGGACTGGGGCTCCTACGTCAACTTGGCCATCTCCAGTATGGCCATGATGTGCGTCGAGTCGTGGACCTATGAGATTGGGGGCTTTCTGGCAG GGCTCATAAACGAGGTGGAACTTGGAGCTCAGTCGGTCATATTTCAACTAGCCAACATAGCCATCGTGGTAATTTTCCCTCGTGCGAGTTTTTCCCATGCCACAGGCAGGAACAGGCAGGCTTTAACGCTCCAATCTCATCAGTTTCCTATAGGTTTCAGCATTGCCGGCAACATCCGAGTGGGAAACTCATTGGGGGCCAAAAACACCGAGCAGGCCAGGCTGTCGGCGAAATCTGCCACGCTGTGTGCTG TCTCAATCTCCATATGTTTGGCGACAGTCATCGGGGCCTCCAAGGACTACATCGCTTACTTGTTTACAAATGACGA GCAAATCAGGAAAAGGGTTGCTGAGGTCGTCAGTTTTTACCCTCCCTTTATCATCTTCGATGCCATATCG GCCACCGTTGGGGGCATCATGAGAGGAGCAGGTAAACAGAAAGTTGGAGCCATTTGCAACATTTTGGGATATTACGGACTTGGTTTACCCATGGGGACGTCACTGATGTTTGCAGCCAAGTTGGGAATCACGg GGTTGTGGATAGGTTTGCTCACCTGCATGTTCCTGCAGACCTCCTTTCTGATGTCCTATATGTTGAGACTGAACTGGAAGAAAATTACAGAAGAG GCTCAGATCAGAGTGGGAAACGTCACAGAACCAA TGATGTCATCAAAAGTGGATGACTCTAAAGAGTCGCAGGATCTGGATGAGACTGAAGAAGCAGCATTGACGCCAAACCAGGAGCAGATGTCCCACAGGTCTCTGGTCCTGCGGAGGGGCCTGGTTCTGGCTTTAATGCTCTTAATCCTGGCTTTTGGGATCATTTTAAACTTGACCATAATGAAACTCATTACCTGA
- the LOC101061121 gene encoding multidrug and toxin extrusion protein 1-like isoform X2, translated as MATSTAALPPSWKDCFLIKLMRNFLPVGFKQEFKELFRLAAPATIAELMSLSLGLVSTVFCGHLGRVELASVSLAISVINVTGISVGFGLSSACDTLISQTFGSCNLQRVGTILQRGVLILLLACCPCWAILVNTEVILLAVKQEPEVARMAQLYVKIFMPALPANFMYSLQTKYLQNQGIIWPGVITGLVVNLLNALLNYIFIFLLNMGLEGSAIANSLSHASLAMILYCYIIWKGLHKATWAGWSKACLQDWGSYVNLAISSMAMMCVESWTYEIGGFLAGLINEVELGAQSVIFQLANIAIVFPIGFSIAGNIRVGNSLGAKNTEQARLSAKSATLCAVSISICLATVIGASKDYIAYLFTNDEQIRKRVAEVVSFYPPFIIFDAISATVGGIMRGAGKQKVGAICNILGYYGLGLPMGTSLMFAAKLGITGLWIGLLTCMFLQTSFLMSYMLRLNWKKITEEAQIRVGNVTEPMMSSKVDDSKESQDLDETEEAALTPNQEQMSHRSLVLRRGLVLALMLLILAFGIILNLTIMKLIT; from the exons ATGGCGACGTCTACCGCCGCCTTACCTCCTTCGTGGAAGGACTGTTTTCTCATCAAGTTGATGCGCAACTTTCTGCCGGTTGGTTTCAAGCAAGAATTCAAAGAACTGTTCAGACTGGCCGCACCAGCC ACTATTGCCGAGCTCATGAGTTTGTCATTGGGATTGGTCAGCACCGTGTTCTGTGGCCACCTGGGGAGGGTGGAACTGGCGTCGGTGTCTTTGGCCATATCA GTAATCAACGTCACGGGTATATCGGTTGGCTTCGGTCTGTCGTCGGCCTGCGACACACTGATATCTCAG ACGTTTGGGAGTTGTAACTTGCAGAGGGTGGGCACCATTCTGCAGCGGGGCGTGCTCATCCTCCTGCTGGCCTGTTGCCCCTGCTGGGCCATCCTCGTCAACACAGAGGTCATTCTGCTGGCGGTCAAACAAGAACCGGAGGTGGCCAG GATGGCTCAGTTGTACGTGAAGATCTTCATGCCGGCGCTTCCT GCTAATTTCATGTATTCTTTGCAAACAAAGTACCTGCAAAACCAG GGCATCATTTGGCCTGGGGTCATCACAGGACTTGTGGTCAACCTCCTTAACGCTCTCCTCAactacattttcattttcctgttaAACATGGGCTTGGA GGGTTCCGCCATCGCCAATTCCCTCTCCCACGCCTCGCTGGCTATGATCCTCTATTGTTACATTATTTGGAAGGGTCTTCACAAGGCCACCTGGGCAG GCTGGTCCAAAGCTTGCCTCCAGGACTGGGGCTCCTACGTCAACTTGGCCATCTCCAGTATGGCCATGATGTGCGTCGAGTCGTGGACCTATGAGATTGGGGGCTTTCTGGCAG GGCTCATAAACGAGGTGGAACTTGGAGCTCAGTCGGTCATATTTCAACTAGCCAACATAGCCATCGTG TTTCCTATAGGTTTCAGCATTGCCGGCAACATCCGAGTGGGAAACTCATTGGGGGCCAAAAACACCGAGCAGGCCAGGCTGTCGGCGAAATCTGCCACGCTGTGTGCTG TCTCAATCTCCATATGTTTGGCGACAGTCATCGGGGCCTCCAAGGACTACATCGCTTACTTGTTTACAAATGACGA GCAAATCAGGAAAAGGGTTGCTGAGGTCGTCAGTTTTTACCCTCCCTTTATCATCTTCGATGCCATATCG GCCACCGTTGGGGGCATCATGAGAGGAGCAGGTAAACAGAAAGTTGGAGCCATTTGCAACATTTTGGGATATTACGGACTTGGTTTACCCATGGGGACGTCACTGATGTTTGCAGCCAAGTTGGGAATCACGg GGTTGTGGATAGGTTTGCTCACCTGCATGTTCCTGCAGACCTCCTTTCTGATGTCCTATATGTTGAGACTGAACTGGAAGAAAATTACAGAAGAG GCTCAGATCAGAGTGGGAAACGTCACAGAACCAA TGATGTCATCAAAAGTGGATGACTCTAAAGAGTCGCAGGATCTGGATGAGACTGAAGAAGCAGCATTGACGCCAAACCAGGAGCAGATGTCCCACAGGTCTCTGGTCCTGCGGAGGGGCCTGGTTCTGGCTTTAATGCTCTTAATCCTGGCTTTTGGGATCATTTTAAACTTGACCATAATGAAACTCATTACCTGA